A genomic region of Alligator mississippiensis isolate rAllMis1 chromosome 4, rAllMis1, whole genome shotgun sequence contains the following coding sequences:
- the LOC102572145 gene encoding kielin/chordin-like protein isoform X11, whose amino-acid sequence MWGTPSLALALAGLCLQTLAQPLPDATAEPPGPYDGDSAIDLLEALTASRAIPGVSPAPGPTPGTPAWRFGRRTPHLTLPRAYAVFVLASAPRALGFHAVARQSPRSQGTLLALLSPTARSPLLHLASSARGDELRLDYRAAPSGHPASLVFPGGSPFAGGRWVRLALSLAPHRLALYADCRPAVVLGQAGHRPRLSLHLPLDLQIAFASLPGDADSKFLGTWQTAEISTTGFSRRPWHCDHLEDPVLLPWEPEPEAEPEPGAPGPMPLSEPPPPGPGDVRSDQQAPEELAGRVRRLEGLLQELGSRLNALQLQNSELLARVRELEACACLGCHCEGQHHRHGDTGAKDACAACPCPRPPSPQPPQAGTLLCAPGACARLDCTAQEGTPGACCPQSQAPVTVPPNSGCQDGATRREHGEEWAPLADPCQICRCTEGRVLCVQRQCARLCPHPASPRPGTCCPVCDGCSFEGRDYASGEPVPSAEPCTQCVCTAGEVSCQRLEPSCPPAPCSHPAHTPAQCCPTCHGCEFEGSVYQDGERFIPRGAGRCLHCTCSAGSVQCLPSLCPPVPCLHPQTLPGHCCPMCPGHGELPAGGVLAGIPPPRLALFPPMGRGAQAGSPPTCIPAPPGGLFPGGHSRAVPMPSPCPPGCSYHGVTATHGQSFADPEDAQCSQCTCQAGSVQCQRKPCPPASCPHPAPGACNCPLCQGCHFQGQDLADGETFAAPQDPCEQCQCQEGAVLCARVSCPPLTCTHPVTEPGVCCPHCQEPPRNCTASLVGSELQPPKDPCYSCRCQDLKWVCVHEECRPPSCPPAERFTPQGACCPICHGCILEADGRHVPDGETWTDDADACVTCTCSLGHVQCHVEECTDLACPDGLERVQVPGTCCGQCQVPGSTCSYQGRRFESHERWQVDACTACSCVAGEVHCRSQRCPPPACGPDEAPALTPGRCCPHCHPRPATCQAFGDPHYRTFDGRLLHFQGTCTYVLVRDCHAEDFSVHVSNDARGHTGVSWTQEVAVQVGGTWVQLLQGGEVTVDGEAVTLPFLKEPAVYVERRSGTVLLNTHVGLQVQWDGRSHVELSVPGTYRGRTCGLCGNFNGFAQDDLRGPGGDLLPSHAALGNSWQVAAPGQDGGCGPARDVEPCQEAGYRARREANTRCGALKAPPFTRCHRLVPPEGFFAACVYDACACRADAGACLCDALEAYAAACRRAGLVLHWRSPTLCAVGCPRDRGYVFTECGPPCPRTCFSAGAARGARCIAPCVPGCQCPAGRLEHEGRCVPPRACPRVRHRSA is encoded by the exons atGTGGGGCACCCcatctctggctctggccctggctggtctctgcctccagacCCTGGCGCAGCCCCTGCCTGATGCCACCGCGGAGCCCCCGGGCCCCTACGACGGGGACAGCG CTATCGATCTGCTGGAGGCACTGACTGCGTCGCGTGCCATCCCTGGTGTCTCGCCGGCCCCAGGCCCCACGCCAGGCACCCCAGCCTGGCGCTTCGGGCGCCGCACGCCGCACTTGACACTGCCACGGGCCTACGCCGTGTTCGTGCTGGCCAGCGCCCCCCGTGCCCTGGGCTTCCACGCCGTGGCCCGCCAGAGCCCACGCTCccaaggcacactgctggcactgctcTCGCCCACGGCCCGCAGCCCACTGCTGCACCTGGCCTCCAGTGCCCGGGGCGATGAGCTGCGTTTGGACTACCGTGCCGCACCCAGTGGCCACCCTGCCTCGCTGGTCTTCCCTGGTGGCAGCCCCTTCGCCGGTGGCCGCTGGGTCCGGCTGGCACTCAGCCTGGCGCCGCACCGCCTGGCGCTCTACGCGGACTGTCGGCCCGCcgtggtgctgggccaggctgggcaccGGCCCCGGCTCAGCCTCCACCTGCCCCTCGACCTGCAGATAGCCTTCGCCAGCCTACCCGGGGACGCCGACTCTAAGTTCCTG GGCACCTGGCAGACGGCCGAGATCTCCACCACCGGCTTCTCGCGCCGGCCCTGGCACTGCGACCACCTGGAAG ACCCCGTCCTGCTGCCgtgggagccggagccggaggcagagccagagccaggagcaccGGGCCCCATGCCCCTGTCTGAGCCACCCCCGCCGGGCCCGGGTGACGTGCGCAGCGACCAGCAGGCGCCCGAGGAGCTGGCAGGGCGGGTACGGCGCCTCgaggggctgctgcaggagctgggctccaggctcAACGCgctccagctgcag AACTCGGAGCTGCTGGCCCGCGTGCGGGAGCTGGAGGCCTGCGCCTGCCTCG GCTGCCACTGCGAGGGGCAGCACCATAGGCATGGCGACACCGGGGCCAAGGACGCCTGCgccgcctgcccctgcccg cgccccccctccccgcaaccCCCGCAGGCTGGGACCCTGCTTTGTGCCCCCGGGGCCTGTGCCCGGCTGGACTGCACTGCCCAGGAGGGGACGCCCGgagcctgctgcccccaaagccaGG ccccggTGACGGTGCCCCCCAACTCAGGCTGCCAGGACGGTGCCACCCGGCGGGAGCACGGGGAGGAGTGGGCGCCGCTCGCCGACCCCTGCCAGATTTGCCGCTGCACG gaGGGTCGTGTGCTGTGTGTGCAGAGGCAGTGTGCCCGCCTGTGCCCGCACCCCGCCAGCCCTCGCCCCGGCACCTGCTGCCCCGTCTGCGATG gatGCTCCTTCGAGGGCCGCGACTATGCCAGCGGGGAGCCGGTGCCCAGCGCTGAGCCCTGCACCCAGTGTGTCTGCACC GCTGGGGAGGTGTCGTGCCAGCGCCTGGAGCCCAGCTGCCCGCCCGCGCcctgcagccaccctgcccacacccctgcccagtgctgcccaACATGCCACG GCTGTGAGTTCGAGGGCAGCGTGTACCAGGACGGGGAGAGGTTCATCCCCCGGGGTGCCGGGCGCTGCCTGCACTGCACCTGCTCc gctgGCTCGGTGCAGTGCTtaccctccctgtgcccccctgtgccttgcctgcacccccagaccctgcctggccactgctgccccatgtgcCCAG GGCATGGGGAACTCCCGGCTGGAGGAGTCCTGGCAGGTATCCCTCCACCCCGCCTAGCACTATTTCCTCCCATGGGCAGGGGGGCCCAAGCAGGGAGCCCCCCCACCTGTATCCCTGCACCCCCAGGGGGACTATTTCCTGGGGGGCACAGCCGTGCGGTGCCCAtgccctccccgtgccccccaggCTGCTCCTACCACGGCGTGACGGCCACCCACGGACAGAGCTTTGCCGACCCGGAGGACGCCCAGTGCTCCCAATGCACCTGCCAG GCCGGGTCAGTGCAGTGCCAGAGGAAGCCATGCCcgccagcctcctgcccccaccctgccccaggggcctgCAATTGCCCCCTGTGCCAAG gctgcCACTTCCAGGGCCAGGACCTTGCAGATGGGGAGACCTTCGCAGCCCCCCAGGACCCGTGTGAGCAGTGCCAGtgtcag GAGGGGGCCGTGCTGTGCGCCCGGGTCTCGTGCCCCCCGCTGACCTGCACCCACCCAGTGACGGAGCCGGGtgtctgctgcccccactgccaag AGCCCCCGAGGAACTGCACGGCCAGCCTGGTGGGCAGCGAGCTGCAGCCTCCCAAAGACCCCTGCTACAGCTGTCGCTGCCAG GACCTGAagtgggtgtgtgtgcacgagGAGTGCCGCCCGCCCAGCTGCCCCCCCGCCGAGCGCTTCACACCCCAGGGCGCCTGCTGCCCCATCTGCCACG GGTGCATACTAGAGGCTGATGGGCGCCACGTGCCGGACGGAGAGACCTGGACGGACGATGCCGACGCCTGCGTCACCTGCACCTGCAGT CTAGGCCACGTGCAGTGCCACGTGGAGGAGTGCACAGACCTCGCCTGCCCGGACGGCCTGGAACGGGTGCAGGTGCCTGGCACCTGCTGCGGCCAGTGCCAAG tgccaggcagcacctgctcctacCAGGGCCGCCGGTTCGAGTCCCATGAGCGCTGGCAGGTGGACGCGTGTACGGCCTGCTCCTGCGTGGCCGGGGAGGTGCATTGCCGCAGCCAGCGCTGCCCCCCGCCCGCTTGCGGCCCC gatgaggcgcCGGCACTGACGCCGGGAcggtgctgcccccactgccacccacGCCCGGCCACGTGCCAGGCCTTCGGGGACCCGCACTACCGCACCTTCGACGGGCGCCTGCTGCACTTCCAGGGCACCTGCACCTACGTGTTGGTCCGCGACTGCCACGCCGAGGACTTCAG CGTCCATGTGAGCAACGATGCCCGGGGCCACACGGGCGTATCGTGGACCCAGGAGGTGGCGGTGCAGGTCGGGGGCACctgggtgcagctgctgcagggcggGGAGGTCACG gtGGATGGCGAGGCGGTGACGCTGCCCTTCCTGAAGGAGCCGGCGGTGTACGTGGAGCGCCGGAGCGGCACCGTCCTACTCAACACCCACGTCGGCctccag GTGCAGTGGGACGGGCGCTCGCACGTGGAGCTGAGCGTGCCGGGCACCTACCGCGGCCGGACCTGCGGCTTGTGCGGCAACTTCAACGGCTTTGCCCAGGACGACCTGCGCGGCCCCGGTGgtgacctgctgccctcccacgccGCCTTGGGCAAcagctggcag GTAGCGGCGCCGGGGCAGGACGGGGGCTGTGGACCGGCCCGCGACGTGGAGCCGTGCCAGGAGGCCGGGTACCGGGCGCGGCGGGAGGCGAACACGCGGTGCGGGGCGCTGAAGGCGCCGCCCTTCACACGCTGCCACAGGCTGGTGCCGCCCGAGGGCTTCTTCGCTGCCTGCGTGTACGATGCCTGCGCCTGCCGCGCCGACGCTGGCGCCTGCCTCTGCGACGCCCTCGAAGCCTATGCCGCCGCGTGCCGCCGCGCCGGACTGGTGCTGCACTGGCGCTCGCCAACCCTCTGCG CCGTGGGGTGCCCCCGAGACCGGGGCTACGTGTTCACCGAGTGCGGCCCCCCGTGCCCGCGCACCTGCTTCAGCGCTGGAGCGGCGCGGGGCGCCCGCTGCATCGCACCCTGCGTGCCCGGCTGCCAGTGCCCGGCCGGGCGCCTGGAGCACGAGGGCCGCTGCGTGCCCCCCCGCGCCTGCCCCCGTGTGCGGCACCGCAGCGCCTGA
- the LOC102572145 gene encoding kielin/chordin-like protein isoform X2 — protein MWGTPSLALALAGLCLQTLAQPLPDATAEPPGPYDGDSAIDLLEALTASRAIPGVSPAPGPTPGTPAWRFGRRTPHLTLPRAYAVFVLASAPRALGFHAVARQSPRSQGTLLALLSPTARSPLLHLASSARGDELRLDYRAAPSGHPASLVFPGGSPFAGGRWVRLALSLAPHRLALYADCRPAVVLGQAGHRPRLSLHLPLDLQIAFASLPGDADSKFLGTWQTAEISTTGFSRRPWHCDHLEDPVLLPWEPEPEAEPEPGAPGPMPLSEPPPPGPGDVRSDQQAPEELAGRVRRLEGLLQELGSRLNALQLQNSELLARVRELEACACLGCHCEGQHHRHGDTGAKDACAACPCPRPPSPQPPQAGTLLCAPGACARLDCTAQEGTPGACCPQSQAPVTVPPNSGCQDGATRREHGEEWAPLADPCQICRCTEGRVLCVQRQCARLCPHPASPRPGTCCPVCDGCSFEGRDYASGEPVPSAEPCTQCVCTAGEVSCQRLEPSCPPAPCSHPAHTPAQCCPTCHGCEFEGSVYQDGERFIPRGAGRCLHCTCSAGSVQCLPSLCPPVPCLHPQTLPGHCCPMCPGHGELPAGGVLAGIPPPRLALFPPMGRGAQAGSPPTCIPAPPGGLFPGGHSRAVPMPSPCPPGCSYHGVTATHGQSFADPEDAQCSQCTCQAGSVQCQRKPCPPASCPHPAPGACNCPLCQGCHFQGQDLADGETFAAPQDPCEQCQCQEGAVLCARVSCPPLTCTHPVTEPGVCCPHCQEPPRNCTASLVGSELQPPKDPCYSCRCQDLKWVCVHEECRPPSCPPAERFTPQGACCPICHGCILEADGRHVPDGETWTDDADACVTCTCSLGHVQCHVEECTDLACPDGLERVQVPGTCCGQCQVPGSTCSYQGRRFESHERWQVDACTACSCVAGEVHCRSQRCPPPACGPDEAPALTPGRCCPHCHPRPATCQAFGDPHYRTFDGRLLHFQGTCTYVLVRDCHAEDFSVHVSNDARGHTGVSWTQEVAVQVGGTWVQLLQGGEVTVDGEAVTLPFLKEPAVYVERRSGTVLLNTHVGLQVPADPRAPQVQWDGRSHVELSVPGTYRGRTCGLCGNFNGFAQDDLRGPGGDLLPSHAALGNSWQAGAARGLLRCLRVRCLRLPRRRWRLPLRRPRSLCRRVPPRRTGAALALANPLRRGVPPRPGLRVHRVRPPVPAHLLQRWSGAGRPLHRTLRARLPVPGRAPGARGPLRAPPRLPPCAAPQRLSPHAWVSHPRAQCSHVYGGRRLRNKPGVTWAPAVRLLFLGGLGQLLPTLPAHRALPFGSSGGETEAQVGGQPRVGTQVS, from the exons atGTGGGGCACCCcatctctggctctggccctggctggtctctgcctccagacCCTGGCGCAGCCCCTGCCTGATGCCACCGCGGAGCCCCCGGGCCCCTACGACGGGGACAGCG CTATCGATCTGCTGGAGGCACTGACTGCGTCGCGTGCCATCCCTGGTGTCTCGCCGGCCCCAGGCCCCACGCCAGGCACCCCAGCCTGGCGCTTCGGGCGCCGCACGCCGCACTTGACACTGCCACGGGCCTACGCCGTGTTCGTGCTGGCCAGCGCCCCCCGTGCCCTGGGCTTCCACGCCGTGGCCCGCCAGAGCCCACGCTCccaaggcacactgctggcactgctcTCGCCCACGGCCCGCAGCCCACTGCTGCACCTGGCCTCCAGTGCCCGGGGCGATGAGCTGCGTTTGGACTACCGTGCCGCACCCAGTGGCCACCCTGCCTCGCTGGTCTTCCCTGGTGGCAGCCCCTTCGCCGGTGGCCGCTGGGTCCGGCTGGCACTCAGCCTGGCGCCGCACCGCCTGGCGCTCTACGCGGACTGTCGGCCCGCcgtggtgctgggccaggctgggcaccGGCCCCGGCTCAGCCTCCACCTGCCCCTCGACCTGCAGATAGCCTTCGCCAGCCTACCCGGGGACGCCGACTCTAAGTTCCTG GGCACCTGGCAGACGGCCGAGATCTCCACCACCGGCTTCTCGCGCCGGCCCTGGCACTGCGACCACCTGGAAG ACCCCGTCCTGCTGCCgtgggagccggagccggaggcagagccagagccaggagcaccGGGCCCCATGCCCCTGTCTGAGCCACCCCCGCCGGGCCCGGGTGACGTGCGCAGCGACCAGCAGGCGCCCGAGGAGCTGGCAGGGCGGGTACGGCGCCTCgaggggctgctgcaggagctgggctccaggctcAACGCgctccagctgcag AACTCGGAGCTGCTGGCCCGCGTGCGGGAGCTGGAGGCCTGCGCCTGCCTCG GCTGCCACTGCGAGGGGCAGCACCATAGGCATGGCGACACCGGGGCCAAGGACGCCTGCgccgcctgcccctgcccg cgccccccctccccgcaaccCCCGCAGGCTGGGACCCTGCTTTGTGCCCCCGGGGCCTGTGCCCGGCTGGACTGCACTGCCCAGGAGGGGACGCCCGgagcctgctgcccccaaagccaGG ccccggTGACGGTGCCCCCCAACTCAGGCTGCCAGGACGGTGCCACCCGGCGGGAGCACGGGGAGGAGTGGGCGCCGCTCGCCGACCCCTGCCAGATTTGCCGCTGCACG gaGGGTCGTGTGCTGTGTGTGCAGAGGCAGTGTGCCCGCCTGTGCCCGCACCCCGCCAGCCCTCGCCCCGGCACCTGCTGCCCCGTCTGCGATG gatGCTCCTTCGAGGGCCGCGACTATGCCAGCGGGGAGCCGGTGCCCAGCGCTGAGCCCTGCACCCAGTGTGTCTGCACC GCTGGGGAGGTGTCGTGCCAGCGCCTGGAGCCCAGCTGCCCGCCCGCGCcctgcagccaccctgcccacacccctgcccagtgctgcccaACATGCCACG GCTGTGAGTTCGAGGGCAGCGTGTACCAGGACGGGGAGAGGTTCATCCCCCGGGGTGCCGGGCGCTGCCTGCACTGCACCTGCTCc gctgGCTCGGTGCAGTGCTtaccctccctgtgcccccctgtgccttgcctgcacccccagaccctgcctggccactgctgccccatgtgcCCAG GGCATGGGGAACTCCCGGCTGGAGGAGTCCTGGCAGGTATCCCTCCACCCCGCCTAGCACTATTTCCTCCCATGGGCAGGGGGGCCCAAGCAGGGAGCCCCCCCACCTGTATCCCTGCACCCCCAGGGGGACTATTTCCTGGGGGGCACAGCCGTGCGGTGCCCAtgccctccccgtgccccccaggCTGCTCCTACCACGGCGTGACGGCCACCCACGGACAGAGCTTTGCCGACCCGGAGGACGCCCAGTGCTCCCAATGCACCTGCCAG GCCGGGTCAGTGCAGTGCCAGAGGAAGCCATGCCcgccagcctcctgcccccaccctgccccaggggcctgCAATTGCCCCCTGTGCCAAG gctgcCACTTCCAGGGCCAGGACCTTGCAGATGGGGAGACCTTCGCAGCCCCCCAGGACCCGTGTGAGCAGTGCCAGtgtcag GAGGGGGCCGTGCTGTGCGCCCGGGTCTCGTGCCCCCCGCTGACCTGCACCCACCCAGTGACGGAGCCGGGtgtctgctgcccccactgccaag AGCCCCCGAGGAACTGCACGGCCAGCCTGGTGGGCAGCGAGCTGCAGCCTCCCAAAGACCCCTGCTACAGCTGTCGCTGCCAG GACCTGAagtgggtgtgtgtgcacgagGAGTGCCGCCCGCCCAGCTGCCCCCCCGCCGAGCGCTTCACACCCCAGGGCGCCTGCTGCCCCATCTGCCACG GGTGCATACTAGAGGCTGATGGGCGCCACGTGCCGGACGGAGAGACCTGGACGGACGATGCCGACGCCTGCGTCACCTGCACCTGCAGT CTAGGCCACGTGCAGTGCCACGTGGAGGAGTGCACAGACCTCGCCTGCCCGGACGGCCTGGAACGGGTGCAGGTGCCTGGCACCTGCTGCGGCCAGTGCCAAG tgccaggcagcacctgctcctacCAGGGCCGCCGGTTCGAGTCCCATGAGCGCTGGCAGGTGGACGCGTGTACGGCCTGCTCCTGCGTGGCCGGGGAGGTGCATTGCCGCAGCCAGCGCTGCCCCCCGCCCGCTTGCGGCCCC gatgaggcgcCGGCACTGACGCCGGGAcggtgctgcccccactgccacccacGCCCGGCCACGTGCCAGGCCTTCGGGGACCCGCACTACCGCACCTTCGACGGGCGCCTGCTGCACTTCCAGGGCACCTGCACCTACGTGTTGGTCCGCGACTGCCACGCCGAGGACTTCAG CGTCCATGTGAGCAACGATGCCCGGGGCCACACGGGCGTATCGTGGACCCAGGAGGTGGCGGTGCAGGTCGGGGGCACctgggtgcagctgctgcagggcggGGAGGTCACG gtGGATGGCGAGGCGGTGACGCTGCCCTTCCTGAAGGAGCCGGCGGTGTACGTGGAGCGCCGGAGCGGCACCGTCCTACTCAACACCCACGTCGGCctccag GTGCCCGCTGACCCCCGTGCCCCCCAGGTGCAGTGGGACGGGCGCTCGCACGTGGAGCTGAGCGTGCCGGGCACCTACCGCGGCCGGACCTGCGGCTTGTGCGGCAACTTCAACGGCTTTGCCCAGGACGACCTGCGCGGCCCCGGTGgtgacctgctgccctcccacgccGCCTTGGGCAAcagctggcag GCTGGTGCCGCCCGAGGGCTTCTTCGCTGCCTGCGTGTACGATGCCTGCGCCTGCCGCGCCGACGCTGGCGCCTGCCTCTGCGACGCCCTCGAAGCCTATGCCGCCGCGTGCCGCCGCGCCGGACTGGTGCTGCACTGGCGCTCGCCAACCCTCTGCG CCGTGGGGTGCCCCCGAGACCGGGGCTACGTGTTCACCGAGTGCGGCCCCCCGTGCCCGCGCACCTGCTTCAGCGCTGGAGCGGCGCGGGGCGCCCGCTGCATCGCACCCTGCGTGCCCGGCTGCCAGTGCCCGGCCGGGCGCCTGGAGCACGAGGGCCGCTGCGTGCCCCCCCGCGCCTGCCCCCGTGTGCGGCACCGCAGCGCCTGAGCCCGCACGCCTGGGTCTCCCACCCCCGGGCGCAGTGCTCACACGTGTACGGCGGGCGCCGCCTGCGCAATAAACCAGGGGTGACGTGGGCACCGGCTGTGCGGCTCCTTTTTCTGGGGGGTCTggggcagctgctccccaccctgcccgcCCACAGGGCATTACCCTTTGGCTCttcaggtggggaaactgaggcacaggttggggggcagcccagggttgggacccaggtgtcctag